AATAACTCTACATCGCGCCACCCTAGAGCGACAGGCTACATTTTGCCGCGTGCTTCTTATTTGACGCAGATCAAGAAAACCAGCTTTTCTGTTACATCTTTTCGCGACTGGACATTGCCATCCCCAGAGTTACGGTTGCGTTAAATCCAAATCACGCCAAGGAGCGCCCATGTCTGTCCAAACCGTGTCTCTCAAATCCGTACTCGACCAGATCGACAACAACCTCCCTGCTGCAACAGACCGCTTGCTAGAGCTTCTGCGCATTCCTTCTGTCTCGACAGACCCCGCTTTTGCGGCCCACTGCCAAACAGCAGCTGACTGGCTGGTTGCCGACCTTCAGAGTATTGGCGCTGAGGCTACAAAGCGTGACACACCCGGTCACCCGATGGTCGTCGGCCACGTCGCAGGCGAAGGCCCCCATATCCTGTTTTATGGTCATTACGATGTGCAACCAGTGGATCCACTCAATCTATGGGATCGCGACCCATTTGATCCCGCCATCGAAGAAACACCAGCAGGCCGCGTGATCCGCGGACGCGGTTCATCGGATGACAAAGGCCAACTTATGACTTTCGTCGAGGCCTGCCGCGCATGGCGCGAAGTCAATGGATCCCTGCCCTGTCAGATCACCTTCTTCTTTGAGGGCGAAGAGGAAAGCGGCTCTCCTTCGCTCATTCCCTTCATGAAGGAAAATGCCGAAGAGCTCACAGCCGACATCGCCCTCATCTGCGACACGGGGCTGTTTGAAAGCCGCGTCCCCGCGATCATCACCATGCTGCGCGGCCTCGCAGGTATAGAAGTGGAAATCACGGGCCCAGACCGCGATTTGCACTCAGGCATGTATGGCGGCCTCGTACGCAACCCCCTGCACGTGATGTCAAACATCATCGCAGGTCTTCATGACGAAACGGGCCGCATCACCCTTGATGGATTTTATGACGATGTCCCCGAACTCTCCGACGAAATCCGTGCACAATGGCAGGCGCTCAGCTTTGATCATGCCAAGTTCCTCGGCGACATCGGCCTGACAGAGCAAGGTGGCGAAGTCGACCGTACCCCGCTCGAAAAGCTCTGGTCCCGCCCAACCTGCGAAGTCAACGGCATGTGGGGCGGCTACACAGGCGACGGGTCAAAGACAGTTTTGCCCTCCAAAGCGCATGCAAAATTCACCTTCCGCCTCGTCGGTCAGCAAGACCCAGCCAAGATTGTCGCAGCGCTCAAGGCCTACGTCGAAGCCTCCGTGCCATCCGATTACAAAGTCAGCTATAAGGGTGACAAAGGTGCACCCGCTGCGCAGATGTCAGTCTCTCACCCCGCCTTCGAGCAAGCCCGCAAAGCTCTGTCTGATGAATGGCCAGATGCTGCCGCCTATGTCGGCTGTGGTGGATCGATCCCGATCGCGGGCTTTTTCAAAGATATCCTCAACATGGACGCCATGCTGATCGGCTTTGGTAAAGATGACGACCAAATCCACTCACCCAACGAAAAATATGACATGGAGAGCTTCCACAAAGGCATTCGCTCTTGGGCACGCGTCCTCGAAGAGATGACCAAAAAATGAAGCGCTTCGCAGGCTCGGACGCAGAGATCGCCTATAATGTAGAAGGCAGCGGCCCGCCGCTCCTTCTACTGCATGGCTTCCCCCAGACCCGCGCGATGTGGAGCACGATCGCACCGCTGCTGGCAAAGCACTTCACTGTCGTGACAGCTGATCTGCGCGGTTATGGCGCGTCCTCAAAGCCTGATGGCGTGTCTGCTTACTCTTTCCGCGCAATGGGCGGCGACATGTTGGAGCTTATGGCACATCTCGGTCACGAACGCTTCGCCCTCGTCGGCCATGACCGCGGCGCGCGCACAGCCCACCGTATGGCGCTAGATGCCCCAGCACGGCTCACAAAAATCGCGTTCTTGGATATTGTCCCGACCCATCTGCTCTTGAGTGAACTCACACCACAGGTCGCCAAAGGCTATTATCACTGGTTTTTTCTCGCCCAGCCTGCACCCTTCCCCGAAACTCTGATCAGCCATGATCCAGATCATTACTTCGAAAGCTGCCTGACAGGCTGGGGGTCCAATGTGCTCTCGGATTTTGCCCCTGATCAGCTCTCAGCCTACCGCGCAAGCTGGCGCAACCTCGAAACAATTACCGCCATGTGCAACGACTATCGCGCAGCGCTCGAGATTGACTTCGCTCTTGATGAGGCCGACTTGGGGCGCCAGCTTGACATACCCGCACTCATCCTCTTTGGCGCAGACGGGCCAATGGCCAAAGCCTATGATGTGCTGGGGACATGGCAGGACAGGTTTTCAAACGTCACAGGCAAAGGGATGCCAGGTGGTCATTTCTTCCCAGACACCGCACCTGAAGAGACGGCAGGAGCGCTTCTATCTTTCCTAATGCCCTGAATATACTCGGGGTTTGCGGACGATCCTCAAACAAACCTGTCGGCCAGAGGCACTCTTCTGACTACAGCAGATCAGTCGTCAAATCCGCGCTCAATCACTTGGTTCATCGTCTGTGACGGCGTCGCACAGCCTGCTTCTCCCACGATGCGCGCAGGCACACCTGCAACCGTTTTCTTTGCTGGAATATCTTCCAGCACAACAGAACCCGCCGCGATCCGCGAGCAATTGCCCACCTTGATGTTTCCGAGCACTTTTGCCCCCGCACCGATCAAGACTCCATCGCCAATCTTAGGGTGGCGGTCTTCTTCTTCCTTGCCCGTTCCGCCAAGCGTCACGGAATGCAGCATCGAGACATTGTCGCCCACAACCGCAGTTTCCCCGATGACGATCGAATGTGCGTGATCAATCATGATGCCTTTGCCGATCCTGGCTCCGGGGTGAATATCAATGCCAAAAGCCTCAGAGCTGCGCATCTGAAAGAAATAAGCGAGGTCTTTATGCCCCTCCCGCCAGAGCCAGTTTGAAATACGGTAGCCCTGGACCGCCTGAAACCCCTTGAAAAACAGGATCGGCTGCAAAAAACGGTGGCATGCGGGGTCGCGATCATAGACCGCAACGATATCTGCGCGCGCACTCATCGCAAGACTCTCATCCGCGCCATAAGCCTCATCACAAATCTCTCGTAGGATTTGCTCGGACATCTCGCTTGAGGCAAGTTTCGTCGAAATACGATAAGCCAGCGCCTTCTCGATCGAGTTGTGATGCAGAATACACGCGTGCACGAGCCCGCCCAAAAGAGGCTCAGCCTTTACAGCCTCCTCGGCTTCACCCCTGATTTGTGCCCAGACAGGATCGAGCTTTGCGAGGTTGGTTTTGAGCTGCGGCATGACAGTATCCTTTGCGCTTGCCTCCCCAATATAACGCCAACCGTACGAGAGTGACAAACCCAAATCCCTGCAACCCAAATGTGCACAAACGCACAGAAGCGGCCAAGGTTGCCCCCAACCGCTTCCAAAATATATAACGCCCCTCTTCAGAGGCTAATATCGACATGCGCAAAAG
This genomic window from Lentibacter algarum contains:
- a CDS encoding dipeptidase, with the translated sequence MSLKSVLDQIDNNLPAATDRLLELLRIPSVSTDPAFAAHCQTAADWLVADLQSIGAEATKRDTPGHPMVVGHVAGEGPHILFYGHYDVQPVDPLNLWDRDPFDPAIEETPAGRVIRGRGSSDDKGQLMTFVEACRAWREVNGSLPCQITFFFEGEEESGSPSLIPFMKENAEELTADIALICDTGLFESRVPAIITMLRGLAGIEVEITGPDRDLHSGMYGGLVRNPLHVMSNIIAGLHDETGRITLDGFYDDVPELSDEIRAQWQALSFDHAKFLGDIGLTEQGGEVDRTPLEKLWSRPTCEVNGMWGGYTGDGSKTVLPSKAHAKFTFRLVGQQDPAKIVAALKAYVEASVPSDYKVSYKGDKGAPAAQMSVSHPAFEQARKALSDEWPDAAAYVGCGGSIPIAGFFKDILNMDAMLIGFGKDDDQIHSPNEKYDMESFHKGIRSWARVLEEMTKK
- a CDS encoding alpha/beta hydrolase is translated as MKRFAGSDAEIAYNVEGSGPPLLLLHGFPQTRAMWSTIAPLLAKHFTVVTADLRGYGASSKPDGVSAYSFRAMGGDMLELMAHLGHERFALVGHDRGARTAHRMALDAPARLTKIAFLDIVPTHLLLSELTPQVAKGYYHWFFLAQPAPFPETLISHDPDHYFESCLTGWGSNVLSDFAPDQLSAYRASWRNLETITAMCNDYRAALEIDFALDEADLGRQLDIPALILFGADGPMAKAYDVLGTWQDRFSNVTGKGMPGGHFFPDTAPEETAGALLSFLMP
- the cysE gene encoding serine O-acetyltransferase; this translates as MPQLKTNLAKLDPVWAQIRGEAEEAVKAEPLLGGLVHACILHHNSIEKALAYRISTKLASSEMSEQILREICDEAYGADESLAMSARADIVAVYDRDPACHRFLQPILFFKGFQAVQGYRISNWLWREGHKDLAYFFQMRSSEAFGIDIHPGARIGKGIMIDHAHSIVIGETAVVGDNVSMLHSVTLGGTGKEEEDRHPKIGDGVLIGAGAKVLGNIKVGNCSRIAAGSVVLEDIPAKKTVAGVPARIVGEAGCATPSQTMNQVIERGFDD